In a single window of the Anguilla rostrata isolate EN2019 chromosome 4, ASM1855537v3, whole genome shotgun sequence genome:
- the org gene encoding oogenesis-related isoform X2, which produces MSTTCSYRIEAENLEDSEDKAVVKRGSVLSSVLCRLSQFWPVSFVMRSLRGFWWLLGFSPPEKELPESPSARQFRTGKKRLHRVTRLVLAFLPRRLQRALGYPVCTSIVCSASPEVRSSPTKPSGKGSKRKQDDVDEDDDEEELPQPSWVEVLTQELVEEDSLADPDYEPSSVGETDSEEYRTHNDTESDTEVLESNESGEGSAAGAEVPAEA; this is translated from the exons ATGTCGACCACCTGCAGCTACAGGATTGAGGCAGAGAACCTGGAAGATTCTGAG GACAAGGCTGTGGTGAAGAGAGGCTCTGTCCTTAGCTCTGTGCTTTGTCGTCTTTCACAGTTCTGGCCGGTCAGTTTCGTG ATGCGCTCTCTCCGTGGCTTCTGGTGGCTGCTCGGGTTCTCCCCTCCAGAGAAAGAGCTCCCCGAGTCCCCTTCGGCACGCCAGTTTCGCACGGGCAAGAAGCGTCTGCATCGGGTCACGCGCCTGGTGCTGGCTTTCCTGCCCCGTAGGCTGCAGCGCGCGCTCGGCTACCCCGTCTGCACCAGCATTGTCTGCTCGGCGTCGCCAG aggtACGAAGCTCTCCCACAAAGCCCTCTGGGAAGGGCAGCAAAAGGAAGCAGGATGATGTGGATGAGGATGATGACGAGGAAGAGCTGCCCCAGCCATCCTGGGTCGAGGTTCTGACCCAGGAACTGGTGGAGGAGGACAGCCTGGCTGATCCAGATTATGAG CCCAGCAGCGTGGGGGAGACGGACAGCGAGGAGTACCGCACACACAACGACACCGAAAGTGACACGGAAGTGCTGGAGAGCAACGAGAGCGGAGAGGGATCAG ctgcaggagctgaggTGCCTGCTGAGGCATAG
- the org gene encoding oogenesis-related isoform X1: protein MSTTCSYRIEAENLEDSEDKAVVKRGSVLSSVLCRLSQFWPVSFVMRSLRGFWWLLGFSPPEKELPESPSARQFRTGKKRLHRVTRLVLAFLPRRLQRALGYPVCTSIVCSASPEVRSSPTKPSGKGSKRKQDDVDEDDDEEELPQPSWVEVLTQELVEEDSLADPDYEPSSVGETDSEEYRTHNDTESDTEVLESNESGEGSAAAAGAEVPAEA, encoded by the exons ATGTCGACCACCTGCAGCTACAGGATTGAGGCAGAGAACCTGGAAGATTCTGAG GACAAGGCTGTGGTGAAGAGAGGCTCTGTCCTTAGCTCTGTGCTTTGTCGTCTTTCACAGTTCTGGCCGGTCAGTTTCGTG ATGCGCTCTCTCCGTGGCTTCTGGTGGCTGCTCGGGTTCTCCCCTCCAGAGAAAGAGCTCCCCGAGTCCCCTTCGGCACGCCAGTTTCGCACGGGCAAGAAGCGTCTGCATCGGGTCACGCGCCTGGTGCTGGCTTTCCTGCCCCGTAGGCTGCAGCGCGCGCTCGGCTACCCCGTCTGCACCAGCATTGTCTGCTCGGCGTCGCCAG aggtACGAAGCTCTCCCACAAAGCCCTCTGGGAAGGGCAGCAAAAGGAAGCAGGATGATGTGGATGAGGATGATGACGAGGAAGAGCTGCCCCAGCCATCCTGGGTCGAGGTTCTGACCCAGGAACTGGTGGAGGAGGACAGCCTGGCTGATCCAGATTATGAG CCCAGCAGCGTGGGGGAGACGGACAGCGAGGAGTACCGCACACACAACGACACCGAAAGTGACACGGAAGTGCTGGAGAGCAACGAGAGCGGAGAGGGATCAG ctgcagctgcaggagctgaggTGCCTGCTGAGGCATAG